From the uncultured Methanomethylovorans sp. genome, the window GCCATAGCTTGAACTATCACATAGCATGAGAAGCAAATGTCGAGAATGAATATGGAATCAAAGGAATTGTTAGGATATATAGTAGGATACGGTGTTTTTCTGATCTGGTCTTTTTCAGTGTTCATGTCTGTAGAAAAAACCACTCCAATATCTGATTGGATTATGTATGTTCCGATAGCATTCTCTTTAGCATCGTGTCACTACCTATTATCAAAGAACGTGATCGATGCTAACAAAAAAATCGATGATAAGATCAGTATTATGAGCAATGTAATTGGCATGATATTATGGTCTGCTGTAATAGTGATTCTATCTCCGCATTATACACTGATCGAGGATTCCAATATGAATGGAGGGTATCTTCTTATATTGTTGATATATTATATATCAAGAAGTCAGCTTGCTGAAGCACAAAGATCAAAAGAGTTAACTTTCAATTTCTTAATCCCAATGATCGTGATTTTCAATCATGTTGCTAGTTTGTTGATACCTTATATATTTCCAAAATAAAAATATCTATATGTTCGATATTGCAGAAAAGAAAAAGGGCAATCTTTTCACATTTCCTCAATGCCCTTAATAGTCGGCTCGTACCCCTTGTTGATTGAATCCAGCAATTCTGTCTGGTTAACATATTCGTATTCTCTTATTGCCAGTCTATCATCTGTTAGCGTGAATTTTCCGAGCATAGCACCAGTTATGTAATAATAATTTGAATCAATGTTTTCTAATCCAGGATTTGTGTCGTTGTGAAGATACAATAGCACTTGCTCATTCTCTTTGAAAGATGGCTCATCCTCATAGTCAATTCTAACAATCTCATCTTTTCCTCCCATAGTACGCACCCTGATCTCCTGATCTTCAAGAGAACCTTTGAGACACTGATCTACCTTGATAATGATGTCAGTGTACATTGTATCGTTTTCAGGAATATCTTCAATTGCATTTCCTCGTCTCTTTCCATCAGGTGTGTTCCATTTTGACGGAAGGATCTCTTTAACAGTACCATTTATAATGAGTTCAGATTGCTGATTAAGCTGTGTGAAATTCAGATATACAAGAGATGCACTGATAGTAATAGTTGTTTTGTTGGACAAAGCCTCTTCTTCATCATGGGAACTCGTTGCTTCACTGGGAATTATTTCATCATTCTTGATATCGTTCTCAGATATTGTGCCTTGTGCCGGGCCTGTGTTTGGTATAGGAGCTATTGTATAGAAGCTTAGTGTACCCACTACAAATAGTAGCAGGATTCCTACAACGACTAATCCATATTTTAGTATCTTATTCATACTATGTTACCTTCAGTACTTCTCTAATTTGAGCACTTGAACTTAGCAACGCCTTACGATAGCTTTATATGCGGCAGGAACGCCGCCATATGTCATTTCTACCATTCCATTCAAGGACCTGTGATAAGGTCGAATTAAGGCCAAAACAATGTATTGATACCGTTCTTAAACCACTTCTCGATAATATAAACATCAAGATAAATGGTCCACTTAACTCTAAAGATCTATTTTATGCTGGCATATGCATGGCAGTGGATAAGAGTTCAGTTCATTCTGCATCAAAACACTATCAAGAGATTCCCTGTGAGACATCTTTACGATATCATCTCAGGAAACTAAGTCTTGAAGAACTTGTCCAGGTAAATGAGAATATTCTCCTTCAAGGTTCTGTCAGTACTCTAAGATCAGAGAAAAAGTATGAGTTTGCTATCGATTTTACAAATGATCCATATTATGGAAAAGTTGATTCATCCAATGAAGAATACGTTATACGTAGTCAGGCCAAGAAATCGACAAACTCTTTTTATTCATATGTGTCACTATCAATCATAAACAAGAACGAGAGATATTCTCTTGCAGTTCTTCCTGTTGAGAGGAACAAAACAAAGGTTGATTACCTCACTTATTTCATGAATCTTATCATGAAACTGAATTTCAGCATTAAGGTACTTTGTCTGGATCGAGAGTTCTACTCTGTAGATGTGTTTGAGTTCCTGCAGCACAATGAAATCCCTCACATTACACCAGTAGTAAGAAGGGGAAAAGAGATCAAGCAATTACTTGATGGAAGAAAAGCAAAGTCTGCTGAGTATGTGATGAAGAATGCTCAGAAGAAAGAAGTTCACCTGGATATCGTTATTGATGTCAAGTACCTGAAAGGTAAAAGAGGTAAATATGGATGTGAGAACCTTGGTTTTGTTGTTTATGGAGTTAAGTGGCTTCCAAGGAAGATTAGTAACGTCTATAGAAGACGATTTGCTATTGAATCGTCTTACAGGATGAGAAATATCGTTAAACCAAGAACATCAACGAGGGATGTTACTTTCAGATACTTCTTTACTTTAATCTCGTTCCTGCTCAGAAATGCATGGCTCTACCTGCAGAAAAAGCATTTCACAATAGTAAAACCAGGTCCGTTAACTATTGATGAGGATAAGTTCAGGTTTGCTAGATTTATTCTGTTCGTTGAAGAATGGCTTAGGAGAAAGTTAAGAATTCAGTTAGTAGTGCAGTGTTTAAGGTAATTTTATAGTGGTAAGGACAAAATGGAGGTAAAATTAGAGAACTACTGACCTTGTTTATGCAAAGAGTATTTCTGCAATTTTTTGTGTCACATTAACTTCTATGAAAGCGGCTATTATAACAAGAGCAAATGCAGTTCCTGTTAGTAAAAGAAAATCTTTAATTTCGTTTCTATTCAGAAAATACTCTTTTTTGTTTGTGATATAGCGTATGAGTTCACAAGGTATTTTAAAACCTGCAGCTCCGGCAATCCATATTGCAGGTAGTTCGAATATTGCATGGGGGATTATAAGTGCCAAGGCTTTTGTAATTGAATAATACTGAAATGCACTGGCTGTGGCTGCTCCAAATATCATTCCATTTGTAAACAAGTTCAGTACTGTGATTGATCCAAGAAAAAGAGATCCGAAAAGCAGATACAAAAGTACGAGTCCATTTCTCTGAATTAATATGATCGTTGTTAAATGATCATTTCCCGGAGTAAACATTTCATTGGTATATGTTGTGTTTGGAGTATCCGAGAAATGATACAAAGAAAAGATGGCAACAATAGTTCCTAAAAGAAATGTTCCGAATGAAGCCAATATAAGGCTTTTGTTTCTCCCCGCTAAAGATAACATTGCCATGATATCATAGAATTTAATGACTGGTGTTTTCTTGCTTTTTTGAAAAGTGGGATTTACCGAAATAGAAAATTCCAATTAGAAATACGACGACTCCTACAACTGTCAAGTATATTGACAGGTTAAAGAAGCTTGCGATTATAACAATCAAAGATCCAATTGATACTAAAAGCAAACCAATATTCTGCATGTTCTTCGGGTTATTCTCAAGCATATTATCACAATCTTGACTTAAAATACTATTCTGTTTGTGTGCGCACACTTTATATGTTGATTGATTTAAGCATTAGAGAGAGAATGTATCTGCACCAACCAATGCCCAAGCTACACTTGCTGGAATTGTTGCATAGCCAGCGGTTACGAGTATTGATATAACTACGCTTGCAGTGCCTGCAGCAAGTATTGCCCAAACTAACCAGTTAGGGGGATGGTATATACCAACTTGTGCAAGTATACCGACAACAGACGCAGCTGCCATTAACACCATATATTTCTCACCTCCACATATTTGAATGTTGAGCTAATTAGCAACAAATCATGGAGATCATTCTATATAAAATGACAATGTGCATGTAAGTTATCTAAAATATGTGTAACTTTATATATAAGTATATGTGTAGGTATGTTTATTTTTTTCTATAATATGTGATATTTAGGTATCCTCTAAAATACTCAACAAAAGATTATTTTCGTGGAGAGCAGAAGAAGCACGAGTAAATAAGAAGTTGTGAAACGAGATCATTTTTCAAAATTAACAGTTAACGCAATTGAAGTTATAAAAATAGTAAAAAAATGATTTAATCGTTAAAAGTATCCTGTTTCGAAATATAATTAGTGATTATGTTGTGGTGTGCGCACACCTTATATGTTGATTGATTTAAGCATTAGAGTGAGAACGAATTAGCACCAACCAATGCCCAAGCTACACTTGCTGGAATTGTTGCATAGCCAGCTGTTACGAGTATTGATATAACTACGCTTGCAGTGCCTGCAGCAAGTATTGCCCAAACTAACCAGTTAGGGGGATGGTATATACCAACCTGTGCAAGTATACTGACAACAGACGCAGCTGCCATTAATACCATATATTTTCACCTCCGTATGTTTAAATGTTGAGCTAATTAGCAATAAGTCATGGAGAATCATTGTATATAAAATAACAATGTGTATGTACGTAGTCTAGAATGGATGTAACTTAATATACAAGTAGATATGTAGACATGCATTTTTTTATATATTGATTCCGATATATTTGGATAATCTTAAATACTTTACAACAGCTTACCTTTCTGTTAAACATATAAAACAATATAATTAATTGTTTAAGGTAAGACTTCACGTTATGAATGGCATACACAAACTAATCTACTGTGTTAGTTGTAAAATCATAATAAGATGGGAATGGAGGACTATGTGAGATTAATCTGGCATTAATGCTAAAATATATTAAATTGTGGTAAACTCGTGGAGACTAACGGTGGTGGTGTTGGAATCTAATTGTGCATTAATATCCTTTAGATCTGCGAGCACCCATATACAAGAAAAGATATTAAAGGGTGTAAATAGTGGAACAAGAAGTTATTTTAGACAGGCAAATAAAGGATTGTGATCCGAAGCTAATCCGTTCTTTGATGAGAAGTGAAGTTAGGAAATCTATTCTATTATATTTGTATGATATTTATCCTCTATCATCGTATCCTGCTGAGATTGCTCGTCGTGTAAATGCGAATCCAATCAATGTAATTGGAGCGATTAAAGGGGTTAAGACTCGTTATAATTGCTCAAGCTCACTGCTTCATCTTGGAGTAATTTCAGTGATCGAAGATAATGGATTGATATTTTATCAAATATCTGAATCTGGGATTGAATTAGCTAAACATATGATAGGAATATCAGAATAAAGGGAGTTACATAAACAATGTTGGATATAAAAGGTGTTCTGCTTGATCCGAATGGCTTTTTCAGAAAAAAGACAAATGAAAAAGTAAGCTTAAAGGAACCATTTCTCATTGTATTGATAAACAGCATTATTGCTGTAATATCAAGCATGTTAGTAATGAAAAAAGTCATGACTATGCTTCCATCTGAGGTATCAACATATATGATTCCAGGTTTAGCAATTGGTACAATCGTAGGTATAATTGCATCATTTTCTTTCTGGTTGATTTTTTCGGGTATCATTTATGTTATTTCAAGTCGTTTTAATTCGAGTGGTTCATTTAAAAGAACAATAGAATTTGTTGGTTATGGGTATATTCCAAAGGCCTTTGCTGCATTTGTTGGGTTATTGGTATTGTATTTGATACTACCCTCAATAGATGTATCGGCACAAAATTCACAGTTAATGCAACAAAGCATCGATCAGTTGATTTCGCATAATCCGTTATTATGGATATATCAATTTGTAGGAATTTTGTGTGCCTTGTGGAGTGCAAATATTTGGATTTTTGCGACTTCACATGCTAGAAAAATATCTGTAAAAAATGCTTTTATTTCGCTGTTGATCCCTGTTGGACTTGCGCTTGTATATAGTACATATAATTTGGTAAATTCGATAACATGATACAAAGAAAAAATTACAGATATATTTTATTTTTAATTATTCTGACTCTGGTTGTCATTCCTGTTAAAGGAGATACAACTATCAGACCAACTGTAGTTGTAGATTATGAAATAGATCCAGCTGTATTTATGCCAGGGGATAATGGCACAGTTACGATAACACTCGAAAATAAGGCAGACGGAGAGGTTTATGTTCAGGAAGATGATGAGACTTTTGATATGAATGCATATATTTCAAGTGCAATTGTCGGAGGGGATAAAGATATTGAAGTTTTGGACAATGGTTACTCAAATGTTGGTCTTCTAGGTCCAGGCGACATGATAAAATTGGTTTTTAATATTCAAGTTAAATCAAATGCTTCTAACGGTGTCCACTTTCTGTATTTTGATTTAATTGGTGGAAGTAATATGGATGATTTTAATTACAAGATCCCAATAACAGTCGATGACAGGAATATTCAATTTATCATGGCAAATTATCCATCAGTGGTAATTAATGAAGTATCAACAATAAGTATTGATATTGCTAATATACGTCCGAACTCTGTATCCAATGTTATTGTAAAGCCTATAGGAAAGGATATCTCCTTTACTCCATCTGAAGTTTTTATTGGTACTATTTCCGGAGGAAATAAATCTAATATATCATTCAATATGAACACTGTCGGATTGAAGCCAGGACCCAAAGATATCTCATTTTTGGTTTCATATTACAATGGAAATAATTATCATAGTCTAGAGGGACCAAAAACATCTATAAACGTAATGAATCAATCTGAATTGCTTTTATCCGATATTAGTATTGAAAATATAGGCAGCAAATATACAATTACAGGCAATCTTAACAATGTTGGAATTAAGGATGTAAAAAATGTAGTGATATCTGTACTTAAATCTGATAATATTGAGCCTTTACAGCCAAAGGTACGCTATTTTATAGGTTCCTTGGAAGCAGATGATTTTGGTAATTTTGAATTATCAGCTCAGGTTAATTCCTTAAATATATCCAGTATTCCAGTTCAGATCGAATATAGAAACATAGACAATGCCTATACCCATGTTACTGAATCGATTGATTTAGAAAGCAGTATGCCTGATCAGAACTCGCAGGGTTTAGCTAATAATACTACAATTTTGCCAATTGCAGTTGTTGTTGCATTATTATCGTGTGTTGGAATCGTGGGTATTATTAGACACTCATGGAAAATAAGGAAAAATAATCAGTGATTTTGATGCAAAACAATATCCTTGAATTGAGAGATGTAACGAAAATATACAAGATGGGGTCTTGTGATATTCGTGCTTTGAATAAAATTAATATCTTAATTAAAAAAGGGGATTTTGTAACAATCATGGGTCCATCGGGTTCTGGAAAATCTACGCTTCTTAATATGATAGGTTGTCTTGATATCCCTACAGAAGGAACAATCAGATTGAATAATCAAGATTTATCTACTCTCGATGACGATGAGCTAACGATAATTCGTAGGGATAATATTGGATTCATTTTCCAACAGTTTAATCTGATACAAACGCTGACGGCAATTGAAAACATTGAAATGCCAATGATTTTCAGTAAAAAGTCTGCAGATGAACGAAGAAATAAAGCACTTCTATTGCTTGAATGTGCAAATCTAGAACGAAAATATATGGATCATAAGCCAAGAGAACTTTCAGGAGGTCAGCAGCAACGAGTTGCAATAGCTCGCGCTCTTGCAAATAATCCTCCCATTATTCTTGCAGACGAGCCAACTGGAAATCTGGATACTAAAACTGGCCATAGTGTAATGGAGCTTTTAAGGGATTTATGTAATAAAGGCAAAACCGTGATTGTTGTTACTCATGATCCAATGCTTGTTGAATATTCAAATCGGGTAATTGAAATAAAAGATGGTGACGTATGCAGCCTATAATCAATATTGGAAATATGTATGCAGAATTAGCAAAAAGAAATCTGCAACGTCATAATGCACGTACAATTCTGGCAACAATTGGAATAATAATTGGTGTAATTGCGATTTCATCTACTGGCATACTGGGAAATAGCCTAAAATTATCCGTTACTAAATCTCTTGGAGAAGCGGGGAATGAAATTATTTTATATCCTGCATATGGAGAGTCGGACATATCTGAAAAACAAATAAATCAAGTATCTAAAATTGAAGGCATTGAGCGTCTAATTCCGATTTTATCAAATAGCGTTGAGGTAACAAAAAATGATGAATCTACTTATGCTACAATATATGGTATTGGTAAAGATGATCTATATTATTTAGTGGAAATTGATACCGGACGTTTTTTCTCAAGTGATTCAAAGGATTGTGTGATTGGTTCAAGTTTAGCTGAGTCATTGAATATAAAAACTGGTGATAAAATAACATTTGAAGAATTGAAATATAGAGTGGTTGGAATACTCAAAGAAGAAGGATTTGGTGTTGGGATAAGTCCAGATAATGCAATTTTTGTGACTCCAGAAAGGTATATTAATTTATATGACGACCAGAATGACGGATACACATCTGTTGTTTTGAAAATAAAAGATATTCATGATATTGAAAGCGTAAAAGAATCTATAGATGAAAGATTGAATAAAAAGGAAGATGTGGTAGAGGTATTAGCAACAGATACCATGTTAAAAAGTATAAATACAATATTTACTTCCATCTCTCTATTTCTAATGGGGATAGGATCGATTTCATTACTTGTAGCAGGTGTCGGTATTTTGAATGTTATGTTGATGTCTGCAATGGAACGTACGAAAGAAATTGGAATAATGAAAGCTGTAGGAGCATCTAGAAACGATATCCTAAAAATGTTTATTCTGGAAGCACTTTTCTTAGGGATACTTGCGAGTCTTATAGGTGGTGTGTTAAGCTTTGGGGTTGGACTTTTCGTAGATATTCTTATACTAAAGGATATTTCATATTTATTTATGCCATCTACTATTTTGTACATAGTAGTAGGAATTGCATTCGGAATTCTGACGAGTCTTGTTGGTGGTGTCTACCCGGCCTGGAAAGCATCAAAAATGCATC encodes:
- a CDS encoding ABC transporter permease, with protein sequence MQPIINIGNMYAELAKRNLQRHNARTILATIGIIIGVIAISSTGILGNSLKLSVTKSLGEAGNEIILYPAYGESDISEKQINQVSKIEGIERLIPILSNSVEVTKNDESTYATIYGIGKDDLYYLVEIDTGRFFSSDSKDCVIGSSLAESLNIKTGDKITFEELKYRVVGILKEEGFGVGISPDNAIFVTPERYINLYDDQNDGYTSVVLKIKDIHDIESVKESIDERLNKKEDVVEVLATDTMLKSINTIFTSISLFLMGIGSISLLVAGVGILNVMLMSAMERTKEIGIMKAVGASRNDILKMFILEALFLGILASLIGGVLSFGVGLFVDILILKDISYLFMPSTILYIVVGIAFGILTSLVGGVYPAWKASKMHPLNALRYD
- a CDS encoding ABC transporter ATP-binding protein, whose product is MQNNILELRDVTKIYKMGSCDIRALNKINILIKKGDFVTIMGPSGSGKSTLLNMIGCLDIPTEGTIRLNNQDLSTLDDDELTIIRRDNIGFIFQQFNLIQTLTAIENIEMPMIFSKKSADERRNKALLLLECANLERKYMDHKPRELSGGQQQRVAIARALANNPPIILADEPTGNLDTKTGHSVMELLRDLCNKGKTVIVVTHDPMLVEYSNRVIEIKDGDVCSL
- a CDS encoding ISH3 family transposase — translated: MSFLPFHSRTCDKVELRPKQCIDTVLKPLLDNINIKINGPLNSKDLFYAGICMAVDKSSVHSASKHYQEIPCETSLRYHLRKLSLEELVQVNENILLQGSVSTLRSEKKYEFAIDFTNDPYYGKVDSSNEEYVIRSQAKKSTNSFYSYVSLSIINKNERYSLAVLPVERNKTKVDYLTYFMNLIMKLNFSIKVLCLDREFYSVDVFEFLQHNEIPHITPVVRRGKEIKQLLDGRKAKSAEYVMKNAQKKEVHLDIVIDVKYLKGKRGKYGCENLGFVVYGVKWLPRKISNVYRRRFAIESSYRMRNIVKPRTSTRDVTFRYFFTLISFLLRNAWLYLQKKHFTIVKPGPLTIDEDKFRFARFILFVEEWLRRKLRIQLVVQCLR
- a CDS encoding YIP1 family protein, with the translated sequence MLDIKGVLLDPNGFFRKKTNEKVSLKEPFLIVLINSIIAVISSMLVMKKVMTMLPSEVSTYMIPGLAIGTIVGIIASFSFWLIFSGIIYVISSRFNSSGSFKRTIEFVGYGYIPKAFAAFVGLLVLYLILPSIDVSAQNSQLMQQSIDQLISHNPLLWIYQFVGILCALWSANIWIFATSHARKISVKNAFISLLIPVGLALVYSTYNLVNSIT
- a CDS encoding putative transcriptional regulator, whose protein sequence is MEQEVILDRQIKDCDPKLIRSLMRSEVRKSILLYLYDIYPLSSYPAEIARRVNANPINVIGAIKGVKTRYNCSSSLLHLGVISVIEDNGLIFYQISESGIELAKHMIGISE
- a CDS encoding stage II sporulation protein M, translated to MEFSISVNPTFQKSKKTPVIKFYDIMAMLSLAGRNKSLILASFGTFLLGTIVAIFSLYHFSDTPNTTYTNEMFTPGNDHLTTIILIQRNGLVLLYLLFGSLFLGSITVLNLFTNGMIFGAATASAFQYYSITKALALIIPHAIFELPAIWIAGAAGFKIPCELIRYITNKKEYFLNRNEIKDFLLLTGTAFALVIIAAFIEVNVTQKIAEILFA